Proteins found in one Solirubrobacterales bacterium genomic segment:
- a CDS encoding ACT domain-containing protein codes for MAEFAVTAIGRDRPGIVAAISAALLDLEGNIEDSQMAILRGHFAVMLIVKLPDATEPADLEATLQQVRHDLDLEAIAVNRVDELGVAAARPSHVITVYGADHPGIVHGVSAALAERGVNITGLETRLAGAAASPLYVMIIEAAISEAAEADLETALGEVGAQANVEVSIRPLAAEAL; via the coding sequence ATGGCCGAGTTCGCCGTGACCGCGATTGGCCGCGACCGTCCCGGGATCGTCGCGGCGATCAGCGCGGCGTTACTCGACTTGGAGGGCAACATCGAGGACTCGCAGATGGCGATCCTCCGCGGCCACTTCGCTGTGATGCTGATCGTCAAGCTGCCCGATGCGACCGAGCCGGCGGACCTCGAGGCGACCCTCCAGCAGGTCCGCCACGATCTCGACCTGGAGGCGATCGCCGTGAATCGCGTCGACGAACTGGGCGTCGCGGCCGCTCGCCCGTCCCATGTGATCACGGTCTACGGCGCCGACCATCCGGGCATCGTCCACGGGGTCAGCGCTGCGCTCGCCGAGCGCGGGGTGAACATCACGGGTCTGGAAACGCGGCTCGCGGGTGCCGCGGCCTCTCCGCTTTACGTGATGATCATCGAGGCGGCCATCAGCGAGGCTGCCGAGGCTGACCTGGAGACGGCGCTGGGCGAGGTGGGCGCCCAGGCAAACGTCGAAGTGAGCATACGTCCGCTCGCAGCCGAAGCGCTGTAG
- the def gene encoding peptide deformylase, which yields MAAREVLVYPHPMLKQVAAPTPATEAEAIGRDLIDTMRSFDRCVGLAAPQIGELARIATVDVRGHPKADSDNGLLVLVNPRIVEREGSEVAREGCLSIPDLTANVRRATSIVVEHAGGAVRCLGFEARCVQHELDHLDGILFLDRVESLVDDVFRRRVYAEKPES from the coding sequence GTGGCCGCGCGCGAAGTACTCGTCTACCCCCATCCGATGCTGAAGCAGGTGGCAGCGCCCACCCCGGCAACGGAGGCCGAAGCCATTGGACGCGACCTGATTGACACCATGCGGTCGTTCGATCGCTGCGTCGGGCTGGCCGCCCCGCAGATCGGCGAGCTCGCACGGATTGCGACGGTTGACGTGCGAGGGCACCCGAAAGCCGATAGTGACAACGGGCTGCTCGTGCTCGTCAATCCACGGATCGTGGAGCGTGAGGGCTCCGAGGTCGCCCGCGAGGGCTGCCTCTCGATTCCCGACCTGACCGCCAATGTGCGCCGCGCCACGTCGATAGTGGTCGAGCACGCCGGTGGGGCGGTCCGATGCTTGGGATTCGAGGCGCGCTGCGTCCAGCACGAACTTGACCACCTCGACGGGATTCTCTTCCTGGACAGGGTCGAGTCGCTGGTGGACGACGTCTTTCGTCGCCGCGTCTACGCGGAGAAGCCGGAAAGCTAG
- a CDS encoding CBS domain-containing protein, with protein MHLRQIMTSGVVTAGLDADVLKVGQLMRDHNVGSVVLCDPEGEPVAMITDRDLAIRALAEDRPGSEPVREHASRPLVTGEPEMELEEAAALMVQHRIRRLPVVEDGELAGIVTLDDIAVRTGDLEVAQRMTQEVIEGALPGFFFHERG; from the coding sequence ATGCACCTCCGCCAGATCATGACCAGCGGCGTCGTCACGGCCGGGCTCGACGCGGACGTGCTCAAGGTCGGGCAGCTGATGCGTGACCACAATGTCGGCTCCGTGGTGCTCTGCGATCCCGAGGGCGAGCCGGTGGCGATGATCACGGATCGGGACCTGGCAATCCGCGCCTTGGCCGAAGACCGGCCCGGCTCGGAGCCGGTCCGCGAGCATGCTTCCCGACCTCTGGTCACCGGCGAGCCGGAGATGGAGCTGGAGGAGGCGGCGGCACTGATGGTGCAGCACAGGATCCGGCGCCTGCCTGTCGTCGAGGACGGCGAGCTGGCGGGAATCGTGACCCTCGATGACATCGCGGTCAGGACCGGCGACCTCGAGGTTGCGCAGCGGATGACCCAGGAAGTGATCGAGGGAGCGCTCCCCGGCTTCTTCTTCCACGAGCGGGGGTAG
- a CDS encoding saccharopine dehydrogenase NADP-binding domain-containing protein — translation MAETPQQTGPIAVYGATGYTGRLVAAELRRRGAETVLAGRNRAKLEILAEDLGGEMTVKDATLDDPAALRALLEPCAAVIACAGPFNLHGEPVLAAAIEAGAHYLDTTGEQPFMRKVFEGYGQDADRAGVALVTAMGFDYAPGDMIAALTAEGMGALDEIVLAYAVRGFGATRGTALSALGMMAGGDSEWRDGELATAGRSVGGGSWDFPEPIGRQRMLRYPAGEHITVPRHVETERVRTLLTASTIISLPLVSRVAPLAMVPFQLSMRTPLRRAFGTLIARLPEGPSEESRRSSSFTIVCEGRRGRRTQRGTVTGGDLYGLTARTTVEGALRCAAPGYDRTGALAPSQAFDPRDFLGRLREFGVEYEVE, via the coding sequence ATGGCCGAAACCCCCCAGCAAACGGGGCCAATCGCCGTCTACGGGGCAACGGGCTACACGGGTCGGCTGGTCGCCGCGGAGCTTCGGCGCCGCGGCGCTGAGACCGTGCTGGCCGGACGGAACCGAGCGAAGCTGGAGATACTCGCCGAGGACCTCGGCGGCGAGATGACCGTGAAGGACGCGACGCTCGACGACCCCGCAGCGCTGCGGGCTCTGCTGGAACCGTGCGCGGCAGTGATCGCCTGCGCTGGCCCCTTCAACCTGCACGGAGAACCGGTGCTGGCCGCCGCGATCGAGGCCGGAGCCCACTACCTCGACACGACCGGTGAGCAGCCGTTCATGCGAAAGGTCTTCGAGGGCTACGGCCAGGACGCCGACCGGGCGGGAGTGGCGCTGGTCACCGCGATGGGGTTCGACTACGCGCCGGGGGACATGATCGCCGCACTGACCGCCGAGGGAATGGGAGCGCTCGACGAGATCGTGCTCGCATACGCGGTACGTGGTTTCGGCGCCACCCGGGGCACGGCGCTGTCAGCCCTGGGGATGATGGCCGGTGGCGACTCGGAGTGGCGTGATGGAGAGCTGGCCACCGCGGGCAGGAGCGTCGGCGGAGGCAGTTGGGACTTTCCGGAGCCGATCGGCCGCCAGCGGATGCTCCGGTACCCAGCCGGCGAGCACATCACCGTGCCGCGGCACGTCGAGACCGAACGCGTGCGAACGCTGCTCACCGCCTCGACGATCATCTCCCTGCCGCTCGTTTCCCGAGTGGCGCCGCTGGCCATGGTGCCTTTCCAGCTCTCGATGCGAACCCCGCTGCGGCGGGCGTTCGGGACGCTCATTGCTCGTCTGCCGGAGGGCCCAAGCGAAGAGAGCCGCCGGAGCTCCAGCTTCACGATCGTCTGCGAGGGGCGCCGGGGCCGTCGCACGCAGCGGGGAACGGTGACCGGCGGTGACCTGTACGGGCTCACCGCCCGCACGACCGTCGAGGGAGCGCTTCGCTGCGCGGCGCCGGGCTACGACCGCACAGGGGCCCTGGCACCCTCGCAGGCGTTCGATCCGCGGGACTTCCTGGGCAGGCTTCGCGAGTTCGGCGTCGAGTACGAGGTCGAGTGA
- a CDS encoding SDR family oxidoreductase, with amino-acid sequence MALPPPSASGTALVTGASAGIGKAIARQLASRGHGVTLVARREERLNALAGELRERHGVRAEVIAADLGDAAARDRLVAQVESLGLEVEILVNNAGFGTAEKVFDLDRERLMAMLRINCEALLDFQTRYLPAMVARGRGAVINIASTAAFQPIPGTATYAATKAFVLSLSEAVHEELKGTGVTLTAVCPGPVKTEFMQAAGIEQAEEQLPDVFWMSPEAVAKAAVDAAEKGKRAIVPGLLNRAGALTGQHTPRMLVLPLAKRLWRSQAL; translated from the coding sequence GTGGCGCTTCCCCCACCCTCGGCCTCGGGAACCGCGCTGGTCACCGGCGCCTCGGCCGGCATCGGCAAGGCGATCGCGCGCCAGCTGGCCTCGCGCGGGCATGGCGTCACCCTGGTAGCCAGGCGCGAGGAGCGACTCAACGCCCTCGCCGGCGAGTTGCGCGAGCGCCACGGGGTTCGGGCCGAGGTGATCGCCGCCGACCTCGGCGATGCGGCGGCCCGCGATCGACTCGTGGCGCAGGTCGAGAGCCTGGGCCTCGAGGTCGAGATCCTGGTCAACAACGCAGGCTTCGGGACCGCCGAAAAAGTGTTCGACCTGGACCGGGAGCGACTCATGGCGATGCTCCGAATCAACTGCGAGGCGCTGCTCGACTTCCAGACGCGCTACCTGCCGGCGATGGTCGCGCGCGGTCGAGGTGCGGTGATCAACATCGCTTCGACGGCCGCCTTTCAGCCGATTCCCGGCACCGCCACCTACGCGGCGACCAAGGCATTCGTACTCAGCCTCAGCGAGGCGGTGCACGAGGAGCTGAAGGGAACCGGGGTGACCCTGACGGCGGTCTGTCCCGGGCCCGTGAAGACCGAGTTCATGCAGGCGGCCGGCATCGAGCAGGCCGAGGAGCAGCTTCCGGATGTCTTTTGGATGTCTCCGGAGGCGGTGGCGAAGGCGGCGGTGGACGCGGCGGAGAAGGGGAAGCGCGCCATCGTCCCCGGCCTCTTGAACCGCGCGGGCGCGCTCACGGGCCAGCATACCCCGCGAATGCTCGTCCTGCCGCTCGCCAAGCGGCTCTGGAGGAGTCAGGCGCTCTAG
- a CDS encoding DUF2804 family protein, translating into MNRDFVASPDLPWRGPGPGRPDLPLPPDRMPRRRGGRSLKRWRYLGAYCDELLLCAARVQVGLLGQTFWAIWDREGGEMWERTRLRLPGGRGEVWTEAPDHEVGLIDYAPDEGSQVRIEASQADGEVRAFLRSGAGRWIESVCPNGEGEYVWTRKRADVPVNCDVRVGQRRWRVEARGMEDESAGYHPRHTVWSWSAGVGRTADGRSVGWNLVSGINDPPQRSERAIWVAGEPYEPGPVEFEGLEAIAFDDGSRLKFEGECERRKQQNMLLVRYAYRQPFGSFSGTLPGGLELEQGLGVMEHHDAHW; encoded by the coding sequence ATGAACCGCGACTTCGTCGCTAGCCCGGACCTGCCGTGGAGGGGGCCCGGGCCCGGCCGTCCGGATCTGCCGCTGCCTCCCGACCGGATGCCGCGACGCCGCGGTGGTCGGTCACTGAAGCGCTGGCGGTACCTGGGGGCTTACTGCGACGAGCTGCTGCTCTGCGCGGCGCGGGTTCAAGTGGGATTGCTGGGACAGACGTTCTGGGCCATCTGGGACCGCGAGGGGGGCGAGATGTGGGAGCGGACCCGCCTGCGACTGCCCGGCGGGCGCGGGGAGGTGTGGACCGAGGCGCCAGACCACGAGGTAGGGCTCATCGATTACGCCCCCGACGAGGGTTCGCAGGTGCGAATCGAGGCGAGCCAGGCCGACGGCGAGGTGCGGGCGTTCCTACGCTCGGGCGCCGGCCGGTGGATCGAGTCGGTGTGCCCCAACGGCGAGGGCGAGTACGTATGGACACGAAAGCGCGCCGACGTCCCGGTGAACTGCGACGTTCGCGTCGGGCAGCGTCGCTGGAGGGTGGAGGCGCGCGGGATGGAGGACGAATCGGCCGGCTACCACCCGCGCCACACGGTATGGAGCTGGTCGGCCGGCGTCGGCCGCACAGCGGATGGGCGTTCTGTCGGCTGGAACCTGGTCAGCGGCATCAACGACCCGCCCCAGCGCTCCGAGCGGGCGATCTGGGTGGCGGGTGAGCCCTATGAGCCCGGCCCGGTCGAGTTCGAGGGCTTGGAGGCGATCGCCTTCGACGACGGGTCCCGCCTGAAGTTCGAGGGCGAGTGCGAGCGGCGAAAGCAACAGAACATGCTGCTCGTCCGCTACGCGTACCGTCAGCCCTTCGGGAGCTTCTCGGGCACGCTTCCGGGCGGTCTCGAGCTCGAGCAGGGGCTCGGCGTCATGGAGCACCACGACGCTCACTGGTAG
- a CDS encoding acetyl-CoA carboxylase biotin carboxylase subunit translates to MFEKVLVANRGEIAIRVMRTLREMGIISVGVYSEADRAAPHVGEADEAHLLGPPVPAESYLSVDRLLETADNAGAEAVHPGYGFLAENAQFAAACEDAGVTFIGPPASAIEAMGSKTRARELMAEAGVPIVPGTTSPVESVAEAKRQAKEIGYPVACKAAGGGGGKGFRVAASEKDLEDAFEGASREGEKFFSDPSVYLERYLDDPRHVEVQVLADAHGNVVHLGERDCSIQRRHQKLIEESPAPHVDEGMRERIGKIATDAAKAVEYRSAGTVEGLQTGDEYFFLEMNTRVQVEHCVSELVTGIDIVREQILIAAGEELSVSQADVELRGHAIECRINAEAAHKNFAPAPGAITSYREPGGPGVRVDSGVAAGSEVTPLYDPLIAKLIAWDTDRERATARMLRALGEYEIGGLVTLVPFHEAILVTDQWRNAETCRDLIGDRKWLKSLEPSPEPSADAGPDQAAEPEGMERTYQVEVDGRLHSVRVIGAAGASADPGAGTGLRRPPRRERAAGDGPRPSATEMLVSPIQGTVLKVAVSEGDEVEDGALICVIEAMKMENEITAHRPGKISQLAVSKGASVAAGDAIAKIE, encoded by the coding sequence ATGTTCGAGAAGGTCCTGGTGGCCAACCGGGGCGAGATCGCGATCCGCGTGATGCGGACCCTGAGGGAGATGGGGATCATCTCGGTTGGCGTCTATTCGGAGGCTGACCGGGCAGCGCCACACGTGGGCGAGGCAGATGAGGCCCATCTGCTCGGGCCGCCGGTGCCGGCCGAGAGCTACCTGAGCGTGGACAGGCTGTTGGAGACGGCGGATAACGCGGGGGCAGAGGCGGTCCATCCCGGCTACGGGTTCCTGGCCGAGAACGCCCAGTTCGCCGCGGCCTGCGAGGACGCCGGCGTGACCTTCATCGGGCCGCCTGCGAGCGCGATCGAGGCGATGGGATCGAAGACGCGCGCCCGCGAGCTGATGGCCGAGGCGGGCGTCCCGATTGTCCCCGGGACGACTTCGCCGGTCGAAAGCGTCGCGGAGGCCAAGCGCCAAGCCAAGGAGATCGGCTACCCGGTGGCCTGCAAGGCCGCCGGCGGGGGCGGCGGCAAGGGCTTTCGGGTCGCCGCCTCCGAGAAGGACCTCGAGGACGCGTTCGAGGGGGCCTCGCGCGAGGGCGAGAAGTTCTTCTCGGACCCGAGCGTCTATCTGGAGCGCTACCTGGATGACCCCCGGCACGTCGAGGTCCAGGTGCTTGCCGACGCGCACGGCAACGTGGTCCACCTCGGGGAGCGCGACTGCTCCATCCAGCGCCGCCACCAAAAGCTGATCGAGGAGTCGCCCGCGCCGCACGTGGACGAGGGGATGCGGGAAAGGATCGGCAAGATCGCCACGGACGCCGCCAAGGCGGTCGAGTACCGCTCGGCGGGCACCGTGGAGGGGCTACAGACCGGCGACGAGTACTTCTTCCTGGAGATGAACACCCGAGTGCAGGTCGAGCACTGCGTCAGCGAGCTGGTCACGGGTATCGACATCGTTCGGGAGCAGATCCTGATCGCGGCCGGGGAGGAGCTCTCGGTGAGCCAGGCCGACGTGGAGCTTCGCGGGCACGCGATCGAGTGCCGGATCAACGCCGAGGCCGCGCACAAGAACTTCGCGCCCGCACCGGGCGCGATTACCTCCTACCGCGAGCCGGGGGGCCCGGGCGTGCGGGTCGACTCCGGGGTGGCTGCCGGCTCGGAGGTGACCCCGCTCTATGACCCGCTGATCGCCAAGCTGATCGCCTGGGACACCGATCGGGAGCGGGCGACCGCCCGGATGCTGCGGGCCCTGGGCGAATACGAGATCGGCGGCCTGGTGACCCTGGTCCCGTTCCACGAGGCGATTCTGGTCACCGACCAGTGGCGTAATGCCGAAACCTGCCGGGACCTGATCGGTGACCGCAAGTGGCTGAAGTCGCTCGAGCCCTCGCCTGAGCCCTCCGCGGATGCCGGGCCCGATCAGGCCGCCGAGCCCGAGGGGATGGAGCGCACGTACCAGGTCGAGGTCGACGGGCGCTTGCACAGCGTCAGGGTGATCGGGGCCGCCGGTGCGAGCGCGGACCCGGGCGCCGGCACAGGGCTGCGCCGGCCACCCCGTCGCGAACGTGCCGCCGGAGATGGTCCGCGACCGAGCGCCACGGAGATGCTCGTCTCTCCGATCCAGGGAACCGTTCTGAAGGTTGCGGTGAGCGAGGGCGACGAGGTAGAGGACGGCGCCCTGATCTGCGTCATCGAGGCGATGAAGATGGAGAACGAGATCACCGCGCACCGTCCCGGCAAGATCAGCCAGCTCGCGGTCAGTAAGGGCGCCTCCGTGGCCGCGGGCGACGCGATCGCAAAGATCGAATGA
- a CDS encoding adenylosuccinate synthase, with amino-acid sequence MPGIVIVGAQWGDEGKGKLTDLLAEQADVVVRFQGGNNAGHTIVRDGDEFKFHLIPSGILYPGKTCMIGNGVVIDPAVLIEELEGLRRRGVDSAGLRISANAHLVMPYHVMLDTAGEARLGKLEIGTTKRGIGPCYADKAARLGIRVQDLLDAKILRKKIMAAMEPKEKMLRPFAKHPRLDLHAMTEEYLRYGHRIEPFIADTAHILWTALDAGRTVIFEGAQGTLLDLDHGTYPFVTSSNPVAGAACVGAGVGPADIDEVWGVAKAYTTRVGAGPFPTELDDELGAHLRERGGERGTTTGRERRCGWLDLVALRYAARLNTLSALALTKLDVLAGIDPLNVAVRYRSSEGALLDELPYHQSVLHAAEAQYEELPGFEAEIGECRRLSDLPREARDYLDFIAEHTGVPIRLVGVGPGREQVIWTGEDARATLRAA; translated from the coding sequence ATGCCGGGAATCGTGATCGTCGGCGCCCAATGGGGCGACGAGGGAAAAGGGAAGCTCACCGACCTGCTCGCCGAGCAGGCCGACGTCGTGGTGCGCTTCCAGGGCGGCAACAACGCCGGCCACACGATCGTCCGTGACGGCGACGAGTTCAAGTTCCACCTGATCCCGTCCGGGATCCTCTATCCCGGCAAGACGTGCATGATCGGCAACGGCGTGGTGATCGACCCCGCGGTTCTGATCGAGGAGCTGGAGGGCCTTCGGCGCCGTGGCGTGGACTCCGCCGGTCTGCGGATCTCCGCCAACGCCCACCTGGTCATGCCCTACCACGTGATGCTCGACACGGCCGGCGAGGCGAGGTTGGGCAAGCTCGAGATCGGGACCACGAAGCGCGGCATCGGCCCCTGCTATGCGGACAAGGCGGCGCGGCTCGGGATCAGGGTGCAGGACCTGCTGGACGCGAAGATCCTTCGCAAGAAGATCATGGCGGCGATGGAGCCGAAGGAAAAGATGCTGCGGCCGTTCGCCAAGCACCCTCGCCTGGATCTTCATGCGATGACCGAGGAGTACCTGCGCTACGGGCACCGGATTGAGCCGTTCATCGCCGACACGGCGCACATCCTCTGGACGGCTCTGGACGCCGGCCGCACGGTCATCTTCGAGGGCGCCCAGGGGACGTTGCTCGACCTGGACCACGGCACCTACCCCTTCGTCACCTCGTCGAATCCGGTGGCGGGCGCGGCCTGTGTGGGCGCAGGCGTTGGGCCGGCCGACATCGACGAGGTGTGGGGAGTGGCGAAGGCCTACACGACGAGGGTCGGGGCCGGGCCGTTTCCGACCGAGCTGGACGATGAGCTCGGCGCTCACCTTCGCGAGCGAGGCGGCGAGCGCGGCACCACCACCGGCCGGGAACGCCGGTGCGGCTGGCTGGACCTCGTGGCCCTCCGGTATGCGGCGCGCCTCAACACCCTCTCGGCGCTGGCGCTGACCAAGCTCGACGTGCTGGCCGGGATCGATCCGCTGAATGTCGCGGTGCGCTACCGCTCCAGCGAGGGAGCGCTACTCGACGAGCTGCCGTATCACCAGTCGGTTCTGCATGCGGCGGAGGCCCAGTACGAAGAGCTGCCTGGCTTCGAGGCCGAGATCGGGGAGTGCCGCCGCCTCTCTGACCTGCCGCGGGAGGCCCGCGACTATCTCGACTTCATCGCCGAGCACACCGGCGTCCCGATCCGCCTGGTGGGGGTGGGTCCTGGGCGCGAGCAGGTGATCTGGACGGGCGAGGATGCCCGAGCGACGCTCAGAGCAGCGTAA
- a CDS encoding antibiotic biosynthesis monooxygenase — MFTSVRKYTVDEEQMDELIRRVDQTFAPRIEGMPGFVGYQLLDCGHGILLTITSCHDREAAERSVELAADFVAKDLEGIEIERVEATIGDVGVSRAIAEMLEPTRV; from the coding sequence ATGTTCACCAGCGTTCGCAAGTACACGGTCGACGAGGAGCAGATGGACGAGCTGATACGCAGAGTCGACCAGACATTCGCCCCCCGCATCGAGGGCATGCCGGGGTTCGTCGGCTACCAGCTGCTCGACTGCGGCCACGGCATCCTCCTCACGATCACCTCCTGCCACGATCGCGAGGCGGCGGAGCGGTCCGTCGAGCTTGCGGCCGACTTCGTCGCCAAGGACCTCGAGGGCATCGAGATCGAGCGGGTCGAGGCCACCATCGGTGACGTCGGCGTAAGCCGCGCGATAGCCGAGATGCTGGAGCCCACCCGCGTCTGA
- a CDS encoding ATP-binding protein yields the protein MTSAPRPVRLSAADDAAHPACPLGVCDGSGWILGPEDVARPCDCRERRMARRRARGVASAIPRKYRGVSLERPPISDMAHNRAQAPVYEAVKEFVEQIGERLDGGEGMWLMGDVGTGKTTLAMLASKAAVEAQRTVAIYSLPRLLARIRRTYDAEAGESYLEFFDRLTSVDLLHVDDLGVENRSDWVLEQLYAIVNERYEAQRSMVVTTNLDQAALEEQIGPRTVSRLVEICGDPLPLFGDDLRYRVA from the coding sequence GTGACCTCGGCGCCGCGACCCGTCCGTCTATCGGCCGCTGACGACGCTGCCCACCCGGCCTGCCCGCTCGGTGTCTGTGACGGCTCGGGCTGGATCCTCGGCCCCGAGGACGTGGCGCGCCCCTGCGATTGCCGCGAGCGCCGCATGGCGCGCCGGCGGGCGCGCGGCGTGGCTTCCGCGATCCCGCGGAAGTACCGGGGCGTCAGCCTCGAGCGGCCACCGATCTCCGACATGGCCCACAACCGGGCTCAGGCCCCCGTCTACGAGGCGGTCAAGGAGTTCGTCGAGCAGATCGGCGAGCGGCTCGACGGCGGGGAGGGGATGTGGCTCATGGGTGACGTCGGTACCGGCAAGACCACCCTTGCGATGCTCGCCTCGAAGGCGGCCGTGGAGGCACAGCGCACCGTCGCGATCTACTCACTGCCGCGTCTCTTGGCGCGAATCCGCCGCACGTACGACGCCGAGGCGGGCGAGTCCTACCTGGAGTTCTTCGACCGCCTGACCTCAGTCGATCTCCTCCACGTCGACGACCTGGGCGTCGAGAACCGCAGCGACTGGGTGCTCGAGCAGCTCTACGCGATCGTCAACGAGCGCTACGAGGCCCAGCGATCGATGGTCGTCACCACCAACCTCGACCAGGCCGCGCTCGAGGAGCAGATCGGGCCGCGCACCGTCTCCCGGCTGGTCGAGATCTGCGGCGATCCGTTGCCCCTGTTCGGCGACGATCTCCGTTACCGGGTCGCGTAG
- the dnaB gene encoding replicative DNA helicase, whose protein sequence is MGFSRTGKANGAPGRLGGVHGEQMAKTQTHVPPQNLEAEASVLGAMMVSEGAIAPVILDVRLRDEDFYRERHRIVFRAVKGLYERSEPVDALTVTEYLTQQGELAEAGGKDEVSELASTVPAPGNARHYAQIVKQNSLLRRLLEASQRIQTSVNEREGEPDELVERAESLLFRVAHEERASDFRRVAEVLAEEIDRLEALAKGDREVTGTPSGFRDLDNLLGGFQPGNLIVLAARPSLGKSALVCNIAENVATKGGLPVAFFSLEMSEAELAHRFIGCRSRIPSDRLRKGKVAARDWPRVVRACNELEQAPLWLDDSSDLSLLELRAKARRLAASEGGLGLVIVDYMQLMRPEDPRVNRVEQVGQVSRGLKILARELKLPVIGVSQLSRAPELRPDKRPILSDLRESGSIEQDSDVVAFIYRAAKYDEDADPSEADLIIAKHRNGPTGDVPVVFLEQYPRFVDRAGGSERPVEQRAGEGPPLIDLAEEA, encoded by the coding sequence ATGGGGTTCTCCCGCACGGGCAAGGCGAACGGCGCGCCGGGACGTCTCGGCGGGGTCCACGGCGAGCAGATGGCCAAGACACAGACACACGTGCCGCCCCAGAACCTGGAGGCCGAGGCTTCCGTCCTGGGAGCGATGATGGTCTCCGAGGGCGCCATCGCCCCGGTGATCCTCGACGTCCGGTTGCGCGACGAGGACTTCTACCGCGAACGCCATCGGATCGTCTTTCGCGCCGTCAAGGGTCTTTATGAGCGCAGCGAGCCGGTCGACGCGCTCACCGTCACCGAGTACCTGACCCAGCAGGGGGAGCTCGCTGAGGCCGGGGGGAAGGACGAGGTCTCCGAGCTGGCGTCCACGGTGCCGGCGCCTGGCAACGCGCGCCACTACGCGCAGATCGTCAAGCAGAACTCGCTGCTCCGCCGCCTGCTCGAGGCCTCCCAGCGCATCCAGACCTCGGTCAACGAGCGGGAGGGGGAGCCCGACGAGCTCGTCGAACGGGCCGAGAGCCTCCTGTTCCGGGTCGCCCACGAGGAGCGCGCCAGCGACTTCAGGCGTGTCGCCGAGGTGCTGGCGGAGGAGATCGACCGCCTGGAGGCCCTGGCCAAGGGCGACCGGGAGGTCACCGGGACGCCATCGGGCTTCCGCGACCTGGACAACCTGCTCGGCGGGTTTCAACCAGGGAACCTGATCGTGCTGGCGGCGCGCCCATCGCTCGGAAAGTCTGCGCTGGTCTGCAACATCGCCGAGAACGTCGCCACCAAGGGTGGGTTGCCCGTCGCCTTCTTCTCGCTGGAGATGTCGGAGGCAGAGCTCGCACATCGGTTCATCGGCTGCCGGTCCCGGATCCCGAGTGACCGGCTGCGCAAAGGCAAGGTCGCGGCGCGCGACTGGCCGCGAGTGGTGCGTGCCTGCAACGAGCTGGAGCAGGCACCGTTGTGGCTGGACGATTCCTCCGACCTCAGCCTGCTCGAGCTGCGGGCCAAGGCTCGCCGCCTCGCGGCCAGCGAGGGTGGCCTGGGCCTGGTGATCGTCGACTACATGCAGCTGATGCGGCCCGAGGACCCGCGAGTCAACCGGGTCGAGCAGGTCGGCCAGGTCAGTCGTGGCCTGAAGATCCTCGCCCGCGAGCTGAAGCTGCCGGTGATCGGCGTCTCGCAGCTCTCGCGGGCGCCGGAGCTGCGGCCGGACAAGCGGCCCATCCTCTCGGACCTACGCGAGTCGGGGTCGATCGAGCAGGACTCGGACGTGGTCGCCTTCATCTACCGGGCCGCGAAGTACGACGAGGATGCCGATCCCAGCGAAGCCGACTTGATCATCGCGAAGCACCGCAACGGCCCCACCGGCGACGTGCCGGTCGTCTTCCTCGAGCAGTACCCGCGGTTTGTGGACAGGGCTGGCGGCAGCGAGCGCCCGGTGGAGCAGAGAGCGGGTGAGGGGCCGCCGCTGATCGATCTGGCCGAGGAGGCGTGA
- the rplI gene encoding 50S ribosomal protein L9, whose protein sequence is MAQAILLKDVESLGKAGEAIDVSPGYLRNYLLPRKLAQPATAGALEEARRRAEVAERSAREAAERAEENASLLAKTVLTIQHRAGEDGKLYGSVTTKEIADAISEARGLRVDRKRIRLEDPIRELGTYMVEIEVGGGATARIKTIVAEEK, encoded by the coding sequence GTGGCGCAGGCGATCCTGCTCAAGGACGTCGAGAGTCTCGGCAAGGCCGGCGAGGCGATCGACGTTTCTCCCGGCTACCTTCGGAACTACCTGCTGCCACGCAAGCTGGCCCAGCCGGCGACCGCGGGCGCGCTCGAGGAGGCTCGCCGGCGCGCGGAGGTCGCAGAGCGCTCCGCCCGCGAGGCGGCGGAGAGGGCCGAGGAGAACGCCTCGCTGCTCGCCAAGACGGTGCTGACGATCCAGCACCGCGCCGGCGAGGACGGAAAGCTCTACGGATCCGTGACCACCAAGGAGATCGCCGATGCGATCTCGGAGGCGCGCGGGCTGCGAGTCGATCGGAAGCGGATCCGCCTGGAGGACCCGATTCGTGAGCTGGGCACCTACATGGTCGAGATCGAGGTCGGGGGCGGAGCGACGGCGCGGATCAAGACGATCGTCGCCGAAGAGAAATAG